Proteins found in one Miscanthus floridulus cultivar M001 chromosome 4, ASM1932011v1, whole genome shotgun sequence genomic segment:
- the LOC136550751 gene encoding early nodulin-like protein 19: MNKAAAWLDCPPNSDQHSELAASSSGRATSLPPIRPNSPSPNQPTKASKIRGMAMRLALAMLLVAAAASQLPSAAVAANYTVGDEKGWNPDVDYTAWVKKHKPFYKGDWLIFEYQNGRSDVVQVDEVGYDNCDKANALSSYSKGHTYAFQLKEAKDYYFICSYGYCYNGMKVHVTAKSSGSSSSGDDSSSSDDSSSGDSPSPPAKKSKAKSSDAPPPSLLAATPIATAAAAALLLNRML; the protein is encoded by the exons ATGAATAAAGCGGCTGCCTGGCTGGACTGCCCTCCAAATTCAGATCAGCACTCAGAG ctAGCTGCAAGCTCATCCGGCCGGGCCACCTCGCTCCCTCCCATCCGTCCCAACTCCCCAAGtcccaaccaaccaaccaaagcCAGTAAGATCAGAGGAATGGCGATGCGGCTGGCGCTAGCCATGctgctggtggcggcggcggcgtcgcagctgccgtcggcggcggtggcggccaaCTACACGGTGGGCGACGAGAAGGGGTGGAACCCGGACGTGGACTACACGGCCTGGGTGAAGAAGCACAAGCCCTTCTACAAGGGAGACTGGCTCA TCTTCGAGTACCAGAACGGGCGGTCGGACGTGGTGCAGGTGGACGAGGTCGGGTACGACAACTGCGACAAGGCGAACGCGCTGAGCAGCTACAGCAAGGGCCACACCTACGCCTTCCAGCTCAAGGAGGCCAAGGACTACTACTTCATCTGCAGCTACGGCTACTGCTACAACGGCATGAAAGTCCACGTCACAGCCAAGTCGTCCGGCTCTTCCTCCTCCGGTGACGATTCCTCCTCCTCTGATGACTCCTCCTCCGGTGACTCGCCCTCGCCGCCCGCCAAGAAGTCCAAGGCCAAGTCCAGcgacgcgccgccgccgtcgctcctcGCCGCCACGCCcattgccaccgccgccgccgccgctcttctCCTCAACAGGATGCTCTGA